A single Pseudobdellovibrionaceae bacterium DNA region contains:
- the purD gene encoding phosphoribosylamine--glycine ligase: MKVLVIGQGGREHALVRALKLSPSVVEVHAIPGSAGMAGDAICHEISPSDPPAVAKFCHQHEVGLVVIGPEVPLAEGLSDQLREKGLHVFAPSQAAAQLEASKVFSKQFMERAGVPTARYFVVKTLAETMERSKEFSPPFVLKADGLAAGKGVFICKTEDELRRAAHSLFEEKSLGESGNQALLEEFQPGWELSYLILTNGQSYQPLPLSQDHKRLGDGDLGPNTGGMGVVGPLEVSPELRKKIHEEILAPSVRQLAAESLLYRGILYVGVMVTENGPSVLEYNVRFGDPEAQVVLPLLNGDWGQVMKAVSLGELPELEWRPLHCACVVLAAEGYPDQPKKGVVIDGDLSAQTANSYFLHAGTKRNAEGEWVTGGGRVLNAIGIGSSLKEALGTAYNQAERAQWPGRQMRSDIGHKVLGSQ, encoded by the coding sequence ATGAAGGTTCTGGTCATTGGTCAGGGGGGTCGCGAGCACGCTCTGGTGAGAGCCCTTAAACTTTCGCCGAGTGTGGTGGAAGTGCATGCAATACCAGGGAGTGCAGGGATGGCAGGAGATGCCATTTGCCATGAAATCTCCCCATCTGATCCTCCTGCTGTTGCCAAGTTTTGCCATCAACATGAGGTAGGTTTGGTGGTCATTGGTCCCGAGGTTCCACTGGCGGAAGGGCTATCAGATCAGCTAAGAGAAAAGGGTCTCCATGTTTTTGCCCCATCACAGGCGGCAGCCCAACTGGAAGCCTCAAAAGTCTTTTCCAAACAATTTATGGAGAGAGCTGGTGTGCCCACTGCCCGATACTTTGTGGTCAAAACCTTGGCTGAGACGATGGAGAGATCTAAGGAGTTTTCTCCCCCCTTTGTTCTCAAAGCCGATGGTTTGGCGGCCGGCAAAGGTGTTTTCATCTGCAAAACCGAGGACGAGTTGAGACGAGCTGCGCACTCTTTGTTTGAAGAAAAAAGCCTTGGTGAAAGTGGAAACCAAGCTCTGCTTGAAGAGTTTCAGCCCGGTTGGGAGCTGAGTTATTTGATTTTGACTAACGGTCAGTCCTATCAACCCTTGCCTCTCAGTCAGGATCACAAGAGATTGGGTGATGGGGATTTGGGTCCCAATACCGGAGGCATGGGGGTCGTTGGCCCCCTGGAGGTTTCGCCCGAGTTGCGAAAAAAGATTCATGAGGAAATCCTCGCTCCCTCGGTGCGCCAGTTAGCAGCAGAATCTTTGCTCTATCGGGGAATTTTGTATGTTGGGGTCATGGTCACGGAAAATGGCCCCAGCGTATTGGAATACAATGTGCGTTTTGGCGATCCCGAAGCGCAGGTGGTGTTGCCGCTTTTGAACGGCGATTGGGGCCAGGTGATGAAGGCCGTCAGCCTTGGTGAGCTACCCGAACTCGAGTGGAGGCCCCTTCACTGCGCGTGTGTGGTTTTGGCCGCCGAAGGATACCCTGATCAACCCAAAAAGGGTGTGGTGATTGATGGCGACCTGAGCGCTCAGACAGCAAATAGTTACTTTCTCCATGCCGGAACCAAGCGCAATGCTGAGGGTGAGTGGGTGACCGGTGGTGGTCGAGTTTTGAATGCAATTGGCATAGGTTCGAGTCTCAAGGAAGCCTTGGGTACAGCTTACAATCAGGCAGAGAGGGCGCAGTGGCCGGGTCGTCAAATGAGAAGTGATATTGGCCATAAAGTTTTGGGTTCGCAATGA
- a CDS encoding threonylcarbamoyl-AMP synthase — protein MNFDDVHQHLEGGGIIAYPTETVWGIGVLFDNERALESLIELKGREVSKGVSLLVSDFYMANEIAQIDSEEVKRFLQIVWPGPLTAVLPAKDFVSPVIHGGTGYVGLRLSSHPLVSRLMGVLQKPLTTTSANKSGEDPALSEDDLYWLPEQVRVVSEIGEGAGGQKPSTVVRIDGAGVEILRAGAIGEEELTRLAHICGLHLVESK, from the coding sequence ATGAATTTTGATGATGTTCACCAACACTTGGAAGGTGGTGGAATAATTGCTTACCCCACAGAGACGGTATGGGGGATTGGGGTCTTGTTCGATAATGAAAGGGCCCTGGAATCCCTGATTGAGCTCAAAGGACGTGAGGTGAGCAAGGGTGTGAGCTTGTTGGTTTCAGATTTTTATATGGCTAACGAGATTGCTCAAATCGACAGTGAAGAAGTGAAGAGGTTTTTGCAGATTGTTTGGCCAGGCCCTTTGACCGCCGTTTTGCCAGCAAAGGACTTTGTTTCTCCCGTTATTCATGGGGGAACAGGATATGTCGGGCTGCGATTATCCAGTCACCCATTGGTTTCCCGCTTAATGGGAGTTCTACAAAAGCCTTTGACCACAACCAGCGCCAATAAATCTGGCGAAGATCCCGCGCTTTCAGAGGATGATTTGTACTGGTTGCCCGAGCAAGTCAGGGTAGTGTCTGAAATAGGGGAGGGGGCTGGAGGGCAAAAGCCCTCCACTGTTGTCAGAATTGATGGCGCAGGAGTCGAGATATTGCGGGCTGGGGCAATTGGCGAAGAGGAGTTAACCCGCCTCGCTCACATTTGCGGTTTGCACCTTGTTGAGTCCAAATAA
- a CDS encoding glycosyltransferase has protein sequence MHSETASISLAIITFDEGGLLLPLFRQIFSEPQDSRPIEVLVVHNGGKNSTLDVLRQAQALSPIVFKIFEAPQNNLGHSRAMAVNGSCGELIAFVDGDCQVPPGWLARLRENLRLCQVRQAKTGGVGGPNRMDATTRLGETLNLVLSSPLGHGGSAQAQWVSELSPADHIPTTNALFVRRRILDIGNFDSSFSRTCEDVDLGVRLNQSGSPLFMGPDPVVINRCANDWREWGSRMVRFGYSQARWISAKRRGLHLPSIASAAGTLTFALLPLIGFFQPRALHLYAIYGALLMIESWRLYRSHRKIDQVFPVIALMALTHFSYGWGSLRGYWDLLFGLNKVQTANVSEAG, from the coding sequence TTGCACAGCGAAACAGCAAGCATTAGCTTAGCGATCATCACCTTTGATGAGGGTGGTCTCTTATTGCCCTTGTTTCGTCAGATTTTCTCTGAACCCCAGGACAGTCGCCCGATTGAGGTTCTTGTGGTCCACAATGGCGGGAAAAATTCCACACTGGATGTTCTCAGACAAGCTCAGGCTTTGAGCCCGATTGTTTTCAAAATCTTTGAAGCCCCTCAAAATAACCTGGGTCATAGTCGGGCTATGGCAGTTAATGGGTCCTGTGGTGAGCTGATCGCCTTTGTTGATGGTGATTGCCAGGTTCCCCCGGGATGGCTGGCCCGGCTCCGGGAAAATCTTCGTCTCTGCCAGGTGAGACAAGCCAAGACCGGAGGCGTGGGGGGGCCAAATCGCATGGATGCTACGACTCGATTGGGTGAGACTCTCAATCTGGTTTTGAGTAGCCCCCTCGGCCACGGAGGTTCGGCTCAGGCTCAGTGGGTGAGCGAACTGTCTCCAGCGGACCATATCCCTACGACCAATGCCCTCTTTGTTCGCCGACGGATTTTGGATATTGGTAACTTTGACTCTTCATTTTCCAGAACTTGCGAGGACGTGGATCTAGGAGTCCGTCTGAACCAATCGGGCTCACCCCTATTTATGGGGCCTGACCCTGTGGTGATCAATCGTTGTGCCAACGACTGGAGGGAGTGGGGCTCAAGGATGGTGCGCTTCGGATACAGCCAGGCAAGGTGGATTTCCGCCAAGCGCCGAGGACTCCATCTGCCATCGATTGCCTCAGCGGCAGGCACACTGACATTTGCCCTTCTGCCTCTTATTGGTTTTTTTCAGCCACGAGCGCTACACCTTTATGCCATTTATGGAGCCTTGTTAATGATCGAGTCTTGGCGGCTCTATCGAAGTCATCGCAAAATAGATCAAGTGTTTCCCGTTATCGCTCTGATGGCGCTCACCCATTTTAGCTATGGATGGGGAAGTCTGCGTGGATATTGGGATCTCTTATTTGGACTCAACAAGGTGCAAACCGCAAATGTGAGCGAGGCGGGTTAA
- a CDS encoding NAD-dependent epimerase/dehydratase family protein produces MKKQTVFISGIAGFLGSHLADAMLAQGHRVVGCDNLWSGDISHVPSDADFFEADLNDYKKINKITQNVDVIFHTAATAYDGLSVFSPHFVTQNVYSNTVSLAAAAIDNNVRRFVFCSSMARYGRQEVPFREEMTPSPRTPYGVAKYAAEKTIESLCRIHQREFVICVPHNIIGPRQKYDDPFRNVAAIMINRMLQGKQPIIYGTGQQKRCFSYIKDTLQVLEQLVFADQAAGQTINVGPDEEFVTILELAQTIAEVINFDLRPIFVDGRPGEDTFANCSADKARRMFSYETKYSLRQGIVDMVEWIQAKGPKPFQYDIEIEIKNELLPCTWREAII; encoded by the coding sequence ATGAAAAAGCAGACCGTTTTTATTTCAGGAATAGCCGGGTTTCTTGGCAGTCACTTGGCCGACGCGATGTTAGCTCAAGGCCACCGAGTGGTGGGCTGTGACAACCTATGGAGCGGTGACATAAGCCATGTACCCAGCGACGCGGACTTCTTTGAGGCTGACCTTAACGACTATAAGAAGATCAACAAGATCACCCAGAATGTAGATGTGATTTTTCACACAGCCGCAACGGCCTACGATGGACTTAGCGTCTTTAGTCCCCATTTTGTAACGCAAAACGTCTATTCCAATACTGTATCCTTAGCAGCTGCGGCAATAGATAATAATGTTCGGCGGTTTGTGTTTTGCTCCTCAATGGCTCGTTACGGACGCCAAGAAGTTCCCTTCCGCGAAGAAATGACCCCATCCCCGCGGACTCCCTATGGTGTGGCCAAGTATGCGGCGGAAAAAACAATTGAAAGCCTCTGCCGCATCCACCAGCGTGAGTTTGTAATCTGTGTTCCTCACAATATTATTGGACCACGTCAAAAATATGATGATCCTTTTCGCAACGTTGCTGCCATCATGATCAATCGGATGCTGCAGGGTAAGCAGCCCATCATCTACGGAACCGGCCAGCAGAAGCGTTGTTTCAGCTATATCAAAGACACTCTCCAAGTTTTGGAGCAACTGGTCTTTGCCGATCAGGCGGCTGGACAGACCATTAATGTCGGTCCCGATGAAGAGTTTGTGACCATCCTTGAGCTGGCTCAAACCATTGCTGAAGTCATCAATTTTGATCTTCGGCCCATCTTTGTCGATGGTCGTCCCGGCGAAGATACCTTTGCCAACTGCTCCGCTGACAAAGCCCGCCGCATGTTTAGCTACGAAACCAAATACAGTCTTCGTCAGGGCATCGTAGACATGGTGGAATGGATTCAGGCTAAGGGGCCCAAGCCCTTTCAGTACGATATCGAAATCGAAATCAAGAACGAACTACTACCCTGCACCTGGCGCGAAGCCATCATCTAA
- a CDS encoding glycosyltransferase family 2 protein — translation MSVLSLVLPCHNEQEAIPVVLDKLLRDRSRIIEEAGLTDLEIIVVDDGSTDGSADLLRKLEPEIRFIRLEENQGYGRALKTGFTAARGQLLGFYDLDDTCQPEDLIPMVRTLDEEDAGMVCGNRLNENTKMPPQRYLGNWLYRNLTRALLKHEVQDCCTGMRVFSAGYREEFCQTLPDDLNFSLAMTIRFLKSGGTYREIPIQYHRRLGESKLSVFTDGPLFLWTLLRYSFQ, via the coding sequence GTGTCCGTTTTGTCCCTAGTTTTACCTTGCCACAATGAACAAGAGGCCATTCCCGTTGTTCTCGACAAATTGCTGCGTGACCGTTCGCGAATCATTGAGGAAGCGGGGCTCACTGATTTGGAGATCATTGTCGTCGACGACGGATCAACTGATGGCAGTGCTGATTTGTTACGAAAACTGGAACCCGAGATTCGCTTCATTAGACTGGAAGAAAACCAAGGCTATGGTCGGGCATTGAAGACTGGGTTTACCGCCGCTCGGGGACAACTCCTGGGCTTTTACGATTTGGACGATACCTGCCAACCGGAAGATTTGATTCCCATGGTGCGCACTCTCGACGAAGAAGACGCGGGCATGGTCTGTGGCAATCGCCTCAATGAAAACACCAAAATGCCTCCCCAGCGCTATCTGGGCAATTGGCTCTACCGGAACCTTACCCGAGCCCTCCTGAAACACGAGGTCCAGGACTGCTGCACAGGCATGAGGGTCTTTTCAGCCGGCTACCGGGAAGAGTTTTGCCAAACCTTACCCGATGATCTGAATTTCTCCCTCGCCATGACCATTCGCTTTTTGAAAAGCGGTGGTACCTACCGGGAGATTCCCATCCAGTACCATCGCCGCTTGGGAGAATCCAAACTCTCGGTCTTCACCGATGGCCCATTGTTCCTCTGGACCCTCCTCCGCTACTCCTTCCAATAA